The Solea senegalensis isolate Sse05_10M linkage group LG11, IFAPA_SoseM_1, whole genome shotgun sequence genomic interval CgttttgtcatctttaaaatattgtttaaattaaattattagaATACAAAATATTATCTCACGTCCAAGAGATAAATAAACATTACCACTCATGTCTGCTTCCCTGTATAACACTAAAGCTATACAGCCTGCAGCtaaattagcttagcttaacaAAAGAAAGTTACAGGGGGAAACAGATTCttgtttaatattattatttaatattattattataattattatgatagttgttattattaataataataataacaacaataataataacgataagtattattattatatttataataataagaagaaaaagaatacATAATCTAGCCATTAAGCCATTAATtaagaaatgtctttaaaaaaataatggattaatcgacCTGGCAATCTGGCGCTGTTCTTTGAATTGCTTTATGGGTTTTATTAGTTGATTATAGATCAGCAAAGTATGACAGATTTAATGATTCATTAATTCAAGTGACATATCCACTGCAGTATGTCATAGCTgtgctttaacaaaaaaatagctgaaaatgaaatgaaacagtgGCATTTTCCATACAGGGGACATGTCTGCCACATTAACTCTGATCTGAGTGTTAGGCCAGGTTTACCAGGTTTACATGGACTATCATCAGAGGGTTTTATACAAGCGAGAGAAACAAGCTGTGCACAAGTGGGTGAGGCTATAAAGGCCGTCCTACCTGGGAACATTCCACGCCTCTCCCAGGGACTTCCACAGTTGGTCCTCCTCCGGGGTGACAACATCACTGAGCAGCCACATGGCTGACTCTGACAGCTGCGGTGAGATCACAGTGGATGGCAGGTCTGCAGGATACCGAGGCACCAACTGTGGAAAAATGGAGCGAGAGACTGTCATGttgtgaggaagaggaatatgAGCGAGCACACTAACCACAACAGAAATAACTGCAGCCTGATGCTGAAAAAGCTCACCATGGCTAAACAGGAGAAGAAGATGTGGACAAAGTCCTGAGCAGTTGGGTTGTTCAGTGCCCCATCCAGCTGACCCTGTATAATATAAGGAAGTGCGTATGCAATCACATATTTCCCTACAAACACTACAGTAAATCTGTGTtgacatatataaacataagaAGAAGAGTTCACCAGCAGATTGAATCCATATTTGATTTTCTGGAGACAGGACATATATTCCTGCCAGGGTGGCAGATTATCAGCTGATGCTGTAGGAGAGATCACACCATCATAAATATTCTTTATTAGCTATACATAAGGTATTGTCCCGTTACATTGAGGTTAATCAGTCTATATTAATGAGATAAATGACATTGcatgtaccattttttttaaacatgtttctcttcttctccttttgtgACGGAAGCGCTTTTCCTACAGAAGAAACTTTGCCCATGAAGATCTCAATATCTCCTATGACATGGTTTAAAACATCCTGTGGATGGGAATGAAATCAGGAAATAAAGCCTTTGCAATAATGACCACATGTGTGTTATCCTTCACAGGAAAAGTGGGAATAGATGGAGTTCATGATTATTCACTATTATAATCCATATGGATTTTAGCATCACTGACCGTGTTACTCTGCAACTCAGTTTGCAGAAGGGAAAGTGCTGGGCTACTCTGTGATTCACGAGGATCAGGATGGCGCAGCATTTCATCCGCTGAAGAGTAGACGGGGAGAGGCATGCTCTCTAattgaaattttaaaaaaagaaggtattTGTGGGTAAATATTGATGTGACTGCTTTGCATGTGAGCGTTGAAACAATGCTGACTAATGGTGGGTAGAGTTTGTTTAATGACATCtataaaaatgttgcttttctaTGATATACATAGCTCTCTGTTACCCCAGTGTGATCGTGTTAAGTGGTCCGATGGTGGAAGGATCAACTCTCGATGagcagggcgaggctcagcctgCTGGAAACCTCCTGGAGAATGTCTTCCGATGATATTTTCACGATTACTCCTGAAACAATCAATGTGTAGCAGCTCACCAATATAGCCCTTTGATTTCTACACATGCTCTAAAAGTGCAGTCAGAGACATGACGGAATCCTGGCTCAGAATGTATTCATGTGAGACCTGGTGGTACCTGACGTCCAATTGATCCAAGTTAGGTTCCACTTCAGCACCTCTCTTCGGGATCACTTTATCCAGATCACTCTTGAGGACATCGGCCTGGTAAGAGACCAGATAAGAATCAAACTCAAAAGCAGCTGCATCCAAGGTGTTATGACATACTGATAGTGGCACCAGAGAATGACTGTTAATGATTTCAGAGGTTGTATAGCATGACTATTGCGTCcgccctcctccctctgctgacTCACCTTGATCTCCTCACACTGGAACATGTAGACCTGGGGGAACCGTTTTCTGTGTTCCTGCACTGTTATTATCAGCAGAGAGTTGTAGGAGCAGCTGTCCAACATTGCCTTGGTTTGTGTGATGTTACTCAAAGGCAGTGACTCCAGCTCGATCTTTACATTTCCAATTGATAGAAGAAACAGTTATGAAAAGGGAATATGGCAAAAGACACAGCTGAAGATTGATGAAACCAttgacacacagaaacaaatggaGTAAAGTTTTGTTGTTTCAATCCAAACTGAAAGTCATACGAAAGCACAATGTTATAAGAAATAATGTAATGAAGACATTCCTTACAGAACACGTTTACCTGTATTGAAAAATTTCAGATATATAGTAATTTTGAATGATAGTGAACCATAATTAGAAAGGTTTTGCATGTGTAACTTAATTCATCACTCACAGCCTTggcctgctgctgtttccttaaTCAGAGCCTAATTCAACTTCTAGTATTATTCTTTAATCTATTTCCTGTCCTGTCTCAACAAGACAAGGCCCCAGAAGGAAAGTCAGTGAAGAGATTGTTAGTGTGACATGAAAAAACCTGTCAGATCCCTGACCACAAACTCTTTTGGGATGGACTTGAAGGAGTGAGGCGTTATTGCCCATCAACAACAGAGAATGGAGCAAATCCCTACAGCGAAGCTCTTCAGAGGATTGGAGGTTGTTATCGCAGCAAATTAATGTTACCAGCTTTATAACAGCTGCACATTCTGGGACCAGCTGTCCACGTTATAAAGTACCTGTTTTCACTCAaactttttattatatattacaaaTAAGGCTCTTCAGCGAAAATCATTATTCTTTTTCCAACCTTGGATTCAATGTCGCTGAGCAGTACATATCCTCCCTGAACCTCCATGATCATCTCCTGTGGCCACAGACGACCTTTAGTGTCCAGCCTCTTGAGCTTGGCCACACAGTCCTCCAATCTCTTCATCGCCTGGCCGTCAATCTCACAAGTGAATAGATGCTGCAGAGTAAGAGTCATGAAGGTTAACAGCTGTGTTGTAGACATTTTTATATCTCATGCTAGTGCGTAGATTCCTCATTTACCTCCACTCTGACGTGTAAGTTGTCTGATTGTCTGTTCAGCGTCTCAGAGTACTCTTTTCTCTGCCCTGATGTAAAGAATggtttcattaaaacaaaattttaaTGAATTTTCTTCATACAaaagctaaaataataatacggATGGGGAGGGCAAGGTGTTCTTATATCTtagcatactgtatatgaatttTCCACTGGGTCTGGACAGGCCGTTTCTCTGCAGTTGTGGAGCTTTCAAGTCATCTTGATGGAAAGCACGCCTCTGCTGAGGGAAGTCCTCCGGTGAAAACCCCctgaagaacaacaaaacataactCGTTAGACTGGACATGTGGACATAGGGCCCATCTACACTGTGGTATTCACAGCTAGCTCAAGTGGACAACTCCAAATGCATCAGTTGATGCATGGTAAGAGAAAGAGTTTGCACTCGTCTACTGTGGGGATTGGTCCAAATGAGAACATTTTGCTCTGTCCCCACATCCTCATAGGGGTGTTTGATTAGAATTTAGATTGGTAGGCACTTCAATAATCCTGCAGGAAATTCAAGCATCCAGTAGCATAGATCAATGTTAGACATGTAGGACATATGTAGGACATGGaagaaaaggaataaaaagcagcagacaTTGTGCAAGTTAAGGAGTTATGGATAATATTAGATTTAGGGCTGGGGTTAAGCATTTAGAAAAGGAATGCCTTTTTCCAATTAGTGTCCTCATGAAGGTAGAAGTTCAAATTTGTATGGTTGTGCGTGtttgagagacagtgagacaagaGATTAAACTATATGTGTCACCACCAGCAAACCTGATAAACCATTCCCAGTCCATAAATGAAACAAGTATAAGTTTCCACACCACAGTGgtgttttattataaaagggTGTGAACAGATGAGTgttgtaaatatctaaatatagcTCTAaaatgtagagctgaaacgattcatttttaattgtttaaacttctcagatatgaatattttcttcatttctttgctctggataacaaagaaatcattaaaagccaatcattttggtttgtggacaaaacaagacagaacaacgagaacatcatcctttcgaggtttgacaaacaccaatcaacattttttaaagttttctgatattttatggacgaAACgattaactgagaaaataatcgatagattaatggattatgaaaataatcgctagCTGCAGCTCTACTAAAATTAATTTTGTGCTACATTTATTAGCAAACctgaaagtgaaaaatgaagtgTTGCTGACCTTGGGGAGTAGGAGAAGGGAGCGGCGTTTccaaacattttcaaaccagTCTTTTTCAGGTGAGTTAAATCTTCAGATTGCTCACACCAGCTGAGACAGAACGTTGTTTTCCACCTGACAGTGTGGCAGAAAAATGTACTCGTTTTCACTTGAAGCAGGTTATATCATTGCAtcgacacacacagagaatattGACATTTGCATGCAGGCCACATGCCTGTGTctcttgaaataaaacaagttttcctTTTACAAATACAATTAATCATTTCAGTATTCTACAATCTCAGGTATTATCTGCTTCAGTCGGACAGTTTGGTTGTTGCCAGTAGGGTGGTTCAAGATAGCAAAATTAAGATAGATGTTACGCAATCCAAATACGAGTAGGTGAGTTGCCTACCTCTGTTAGTTACACATGTTCTTGTTATTTAAGGTTACATTAGACTACTATAATAGCATTATTTGATAGAGTTCATATAATTGAACTTCATAACAGATTTGTTGCTAATAAATTAGGGTACATGGAGCATAATACCAATAAGGTGCGATAATGTAattagaaatgtatttaaaatcaagctttaacacattttcaataacCATCATGATTATTTTCCCTCCTGAATGCAatttcataaatatttttagCTGATCCTTCATGTATTAAGAGGTTTTTTAAACTGTCCCAGTTCCCCAAATGTTATGTTCAGTATTTAACATAAAAACTGCCAGAATAAATTCTTAATTAAATTATGTCCATGTCAACCCATGTTAATCCCtgtcaacattttaatcaaatcacATTAATCATCACAACAGCTATTACCTTTCAGTGTCAGTTCTGCTCCAATGTCATAGTTCCTTTCCCTCAAACTGCTTTTCTACCAACACCTCATGATAGAAAACGCTTGCTCTTGACTTCCTGCTCAAAGGAGTAAGGTTCAAAGAGCAACAACTTGATCCATCGCATGGGTGTGACGGATAAAGAGGGCCGGGctgatttgacatttaaaagaaacactgaAACTGTTGTGGGAGGCAACAAATCTGTGGCTCATTATGAGTCCAAAGGTTTTAAAAATGCTTCACAACATTCAAAGGTCTCAAGTGCCAAAGAACATCTACTTCAATCTAACATAACTGTTACATAACTGAGAAATCATAATAGCAAATGTGTTGAatgtacaaaagaaaaagaaaaacacaagtggaaaaaacaaacttccagAGTAAGCCGAGTAAGAgaaccatttattttatgatcaGATGACgtgtaaatactgtacacaCCCATTTTATTGACAGAGATCATCTTAAAGAGAAATAGTTTATATTGTAAAGAAAAGTGAATGTCTCTTCTTGGGACAATGAGTTGGGGATTTAAACAGCCTTCTCTGAAGACTGGATAGTTTATACTGCAGCCTTGGCCTGAGTGGCCTTCGCCAGAGCCTTCAGGTCTGTGATGCACTTGGCGATGCTCTCTTTCtcctggaaaagaaaaagaagagtcaCCCGCAGAAGCATGAGCAAAACAGGTAGAATAACATGGGATTGAAGGGCAATAAAAAGTGAAGTTTATACTATAAAAGGACATTTAATCATGAATCTCACTATTTATTAAATAAGTACCACATACAAAACTTCCAATTTGAAAAAGTGTCAGATTCTGCATTATGGGTTGTACACAGTCCTGTTGCCAGGCTCTGTTTATAGCGCCAGTGTTAAGGCTAGTAAGTACATTTACTCTGCACATGGATGaacacatttgattttattatgttattttccTCGTATGTTTTTTATTGCTTGTATGGAAAGTATAGTGTTTTATCTGCAATTGCAATAAAGTATCTTATCTTAGATTGGCATTTCAAAACCTGGACTAAAATTGTGTGAAGAAAAGATCATAATGCGACTTTATAGAAGGTATAGAAGCTACAACTAGACTGACCTGCTGTGGAGTAATGCTACCGACGACGTTCTTCTCCACCCAGCTGACCATGTGCTCCTGCTCCATACGACGGTGGAGGTGCTGCAGAGCAATCTGGTAGTCCAAGCGTCTCTTCACCTCATTGGTCACCATGTGTATCCGCTCTCTGTAGTTGGTCTCCAACAGCATAGCCACATTGTTCTGAAAAGTGGAGTTAATTCCGTCTTCAACTAAAtacttattttattaaattattaaattccTTCTTTGTTGGGTTGTAATTTAAGTGTATATATTAAGTGagaaatatatacacacatatatatataaaaattcaATTATATGAATAATTCATAAcaataaattaactttttttccaccttccaaaataaacaataaaaggaACATGGCAAAATTCAGACTGTAAcaaaattgttttcattattggGTTACAATGGATGTGTTGGTGAAAGGATGGGTGTCAAAAAGTGGGAAACAAATAACGGCTTAACacaccaaactgaactaaactgtaCCATTTGGTGGAAACAGGGCTTTGTCTTATGTAAATATGAAGAACTGCATTGTGAAAAGTGGAGATGTTGTACAATAAGAAATGCAAACACCACTGCTGCTCACCCTCTTAGCATCGAAGAGCACTGATCTTCCCTCTACTCTCCACTGTTCCTTCTTCTCATCCTCAATGGCCTGAGTCAGGCTGGACATAGCAAGGTCCTTCACCTCCTGAGCCTTGGCCACTTTTTCCtgattacacaaacacacattaggATTACAGAGTGCTTGCAAAGATGCACAAAAACCAATAATATTTGGCTGAGACTCAGTGATTATCTGGTAACAGTAATTCACTATTAAGAGACAGCAAAATAAATTCACAAACTCTAATATGTTAAATCTTGTTAAAGCACCCATTACCAGCCAGAAAGAGTTGTTGTAACCCTACCTCATTGAGTTTGTCAGCAAAAGCTGCAACACTTGGACCAAATTTCTTGATACCATAGACAGCGATAGCACCTATTGAGGCGACAACAAGGGTCTCATGGTTGATGACATAGATTTCCTTGGAAAGCAGGTAGACAAGGAGGCCAGTGCCCAGCATGTAAGGTCCTGGTGAAAAAGGGAGAGTGTGGACTTTTGagttaataaaattaaaacattaaattactACATGCATTAATATGCCCAGTAGACATTCTGGTGTGTCATGAGTAACCTGGCATTATTTACACtacacatcaacacacaaagCTGCAGGGCCATTATTCTTGGAAGCTACTAATACTAAAATTGCTACATATAACCACGACTTTTATGTGACCAATGGAATGCAGAGGTATTTAAATTCACAGCAATTTGTAGCCGAAATTAAATAACTGACAGTTGAGTTACTTTGTGGTTCAGGTAGGGTCAGACATTATAGACAGAAAtgttataaatatatgaataaaacttttttattaCTCAGCCTTAGactctttctgtctttatcaGCACTGGTCACTATAATTTGTTATTGTTCATGTCAAGTCATTATCATTTCAAATAATTTCTACTGTTTGTGACTCAAGTCTATATTTAATCAATAACAACCAGCCATGGAAATTTTCATTATGATGAATGGGCCtttttcatcattatcatcaataTGTTTAAGACAATTAGAGATTATTTCAGTGCCCTACAGTGGTTGGAAGACAACAGACCTGTGACTCCAGTTTTGGGGTACAGGAGCTGGAAGAGCTCCTCTGGGATGATGCCATGGCGGACTTTGCCTCCCTTCTCTGGCAAAGGAGGCACTGGGGCCAAACTTTGGGATGATGTGTGCAGGGAGCGAGATGCCTGGACAAGGCTGTGAGggacaacacatttgttttcaaaaatacagtGCCCACTGAATTTCTTTTCCAATATTAAATGTTTATCATCATGCTGAACACATACCCAGCTCCAAGGGGGCCACTGCTTTTCAGGGCACTTGctgcaaacaacaaaacaaaaaatgccaAGTTgattaatgtttaatttgttgCACATCGTCTTCATAATCAACATGTCCTGTgatttgatgtgttttattctgaacactttaaaacaaaaacacaaaatgcatatataaatattatctTATGTCTGAGAGGGAGTTGGAATTAGTCAAAAATTCTGACAAATCTATCGCAATTTAGtaaaaacatcagtttttaCACAGGCAAATGTTTGCATATCAAAATATCAAGAACATGTTGACGGAGAATGTTCTTATTATCTGAGTACGTATTacaaacaagttaaaaaaaaacgttatcAGGCAACCAGTTATAACTTTACTCGTGATTGCAGACTCACTATAACAGGGTAGTGTAATACCGACAAGACGACGGTGAATGAATGTCGAGTTTAAAACGCATTTCTTgagaaaacactaaataaaaaacacGTTTAAGTGTAATTCTGAAGTCACTGTCAGAAGAGACGTGAAGCAGTCCTTAGCTGTCAATGAGGTCACATTAGCAAGCGTGTAGTGCTAACGTTAGCCAACGTACCTTCTGTTTGCTACCTTTACCAACCTCAAGCAATATAAGCTTGACTGGTCGTGATGTCAGCtgataaaattacaaaaaaaaggcagctcGGTCTTTAAAACGGCTGCAGTTTTAGAACACAGCACTTAAACACACAACTAGCATTAGCATTCCCCTCATTCATTGTGCGGCCTTCACTATACCCTTCACATTCACTTTAATGTTTGACTTTTACCTCTCACACTGTTTGACTATTTCAGAGCTGAATGGGCTCCTGCATTATACTAAGAGCTGAATGAGCGCATACCTGAAACAAAAACGAGCCTGGACAGCATGTTTGAAGGACGATAGTGCCAAGTTCCTGCTCCACCGGGCTGCCTTGATTCGGCCTCTCTGTGCCCTTCTGCAAAAAGCCGTGAGGATGGCGGACACAAGAGAAGTCCCTCAGAATATCGCGAGAGTACAGAGGAGCTCCTGTTTTTACAGTTAAAGGAAGCGACCGCGAGTGGGCGCTGCAACTGAGTTAATTAAGATGATTtgatctacctatctatctatctatctatctatctatctatctatctatctatctatctatctatctatctatctatctaaactGGTTAAATAccaatcagagagagagggggagagactTGATTTTTAACTGAGTTAATTAAGATGATTtgatctacctatctatctatctatctatctatctatctatctatctatctatctatctatctatctatctatctatctatctatctatctaaactGGTTAAATaccaatcagagagagagagagggagagacttgATTTTTAACTGAGTTAATTAAGATGATTtgatctacctatctatctatctatctatctatctatctatctatctatctatctatctatctatctatctatctatctaaactGGTTAAATAccaatcagagagagagggggagagactTGATTTTTAACACAACTTTAATTTCTCCCATTTCACAAATCCATTGTTTAGTCACTTAAACAATTAGTCACTTGTATATGTGTTTCTGaatataaatagataaaaatgtacatatatatttatatagatagatagatagatagatagatagatagatagatagatagatagatagatggatagatagatagatagatagatagatagatagatagatagatagatagataggtagatcaAATCATCTTAATTAACTCAGTTAAAAATCAagtctctccccctctctctctgattggTATTTAACCagtttagatagatagatagatagatagatagatagatagatagatagatagatagatagatagatagatagataggtagatcaAATCATCTTAATTAACTCAGTTAAAAATcaagtctctccctctctctctctctgattggtATTTAACCagtttagatagatagatagatagatagatagatagatagacagatagacagatagaaagaaagatatagataaaataattaaactaaCAGGCATACACCATAAATAATTTACATAATCAGACCCAGAAATTCctgttacacacacaagcacccacacatatgcacacacacacacacacacacacacaatcacacatacGTGCActtatgcatacacacacacagggagagccAGTGTcatggtgtatgtgtgtgtgtgtgtgtgtgtgtctcaggtgctGAGTTCCATCCCATCCAGAATACATGCAGGAGGGACACACTGGGTCTGTCTGCTGTAATCTTGGGGCCCAGTCATGCGTGGCATCAGTTTGGTGTGAGTGGCTGCTGAGATAGAGGAACATATGACGCTGTGGTTCTCTTCACTTCCTGTAAAATTATGGTCTACAGAAACAGCAGCTACATGTGAAATGCAGACAAAGCCCCGGGACATTATTTCTTTCAGAAGAGTGACAAAATGGATAACTAACTCTTTCACCTCATGATGAGTTTGAAGAACAGA includes:
- the eps8l3b gene encoding epidermal growth factor receptor kinase substrate 8-like protein 3b yields the protein MFGNAAPFSYSPRGFSPEDFPQQRRAFHQDDLKAPQLQRNGLSRPSGKFIYRQRKEYSETLNRQSDNLHVRVEHLFTCEIDGQAMKRLEDCVAKLKRLDTKGRLWPQEMIMEVQGGYVLLSDIESKIELESLPLSNITQTKAMLDSCSYNSLLIITVQEHRKRFPQVYMFQCEEIKADVLKSDLDKVIPKRGAEVEPNLDQLDVRSNRENIIGRHSPGGFQQAEPRPAHRELILPPSDHLTRSHWESMPLPVYSSADEMLRHPDPRESQSSPALSLLQTELQSNTDVLNHVIGDIEIFMGKVSSVGKALPSQKEKKRNMFKKNASADNLPPWQEYMSCLQKIKYGFNLLGQLDGALNNPTAQDFVHIFFSCLAMLVPRYPADLPSTVISPQLSESAMWLLSDVVTPEEDQLWKSLGEAWNVPRSRWARNDVPLYIPQFYDGWQPPPPSHVPPKSRSNSQRYPSDGPNRNIKSVSNSARNSPTSVSESPLLMRVIYTFMARNNQELSVMKDDVVQVIQKSKQWWLVRNNQGQEGSVPQNVLEPMRDTRLTADMLDTRGPVTLDMSSSASEVRAWLQHKGFSKITVSSLGVLNGKLLLGMTKEEIRTVCPEEGGKVFFQLQGVKSAVALASEPSNIYNTHY
- the atp5pb gene encoding ATP synthase F(0) complex subunit B1, mitochondrial, with translation MLSRLVFVSASALKSSGPLGAGLVQASRSLHTSSQSLAPVPPLPEKGGKVRHGIIPEELFQLLYPKTGVTGPYMLGTGLLVYLLSKEIYVINHETLVVASIGAIAVYGIKKFGPSVAAFADKLNEEKVAKAQEVKDLAMSSLTQAIEDEKKEQWRVEGRSVLFDAKRNNVAMLLETNYRERIHMVTNEVKRRLDYQIALQHLHRRMEQEHMVSWVEKNVVGSITPQQEKESIAKCITDLKALAKATQAKAAV